A genomic stretch from Microbacterium proteolyticum includes:
- a CDS encoding L-serine ammonia-lyase yields MVVSAFDLFSIGVGPSSSHTVGPMRAALTFAEHLREAGTHERVARVRVDLLGSLGATGRGHASDRAVLMGLEGHRPESCDPDLLRDIEERVRADGMLWLLGTHPVSFDVDADLVLDGRRSLPFHPNAVVFTAIDAGGVVLAEETFYSVGGGFVVTEAEAATPRADDVFVAHPFRTADDLLARCDETGLSIAEIAFENELAHRDGDAVRAGLRAIWDVMSGCIERGVSTPGVLPGRLRVPRRAHDLARQLADEAGSTDGLRGTDWLTLFAMAVNEENAAGGRVVTAPTNGAAGVIPAVLAYYRRFVPGADDEGIMTFLLTAAAIGSIYKETASISGAEVGCQGEVGSACSMAAAGFAAVLGGTPRQIENAAEIGMEHHLGMTCDPIGGLVQIPCIERNGVAAVKAVTAARTALRGDGTHIVSLDNVIQTMRQTGADMNDKYKETSRGGLAVNVVEC; encoded by the coding sequence ATGGTCGTCAGCGCCTTCGACCTGTTCTCGATCGGGGTCGGCCCGTCGAGCTCGCACACGGTCGGGCCGATGCGCGCGGCCCTGACGTTCGCGGAGCACCTGCGCGAAGCCGGTACCCACGAGCGTGTCGCCCGTGTGCGCGTCGACCTGCTGGGCTCGCTCGGCGCCACCGGCCGCGGCCACGCCTCGGATCGCGCCGTGCTGATGGGCCTCGAGGGGCACCGGCCCGAGTCGTGCGACCCCGACCTGCTGCGCGACATCGAGGAGCGCGTGCGCGCCGACGGCATGCTCTGGTTGCTGGGGACGCACCCGGTCTCGTTCGACGTGGATGCCGACCTCGTCCTGGATGGGCGACGCTCGCTGCCGTTCCACCCCAACGCGGTCGTGTTCACGGCGATCGATGCCGGCGGCGTCGTTCTCGCGGAGGAGACGTTCTACTCGGTGGGCGGCGGGTTCGTCGTGACCGAGGCCGAAGCCGCGACGCCCCGTGCCGACGACGTCTTCGTCGCGCACCCCTTCCGCACCGCCGACGACCTGCTTGCCCGCTGCGACGAGACCGGACTGTCGATCGCCGAGATCGCGTTCGAGAACGAGCTCGCCCACCGCGACGGGGATGCCGTGCGCGCGGGGCTGCGGGCCATCTGGGACGTGATGAGCGGATGCATCGAGCGCGGTGTCTCGACCCCCGGGGTGCTGCCCGGCAGGCTCCGGGTGCCCCGTCGCGCCCACGACCTCGCGCGGCAACTCGCCGACGAGGCCGGCTCGACCGACGGCCTGCGCGGGACCGACTGGCTGACGCTGTTCGCCATGGCGGTCAATGAAGAGAACGCCGCCGGCGGGCGTGTCGTCACCGCGCCCACGAACGGCGCCGCGGGGGTCATCCCCGCCGTGCTCGCCTACTACCGTCGGTTCGTTCCGGGAGCGGACGACGAGGGGATCATGACGTTCCTCCTCACGGCCGCCGCGATCGGCTCCATCTACAAGGAGACCGCGTCGATCTCGGGGGCGGAGGTCGGATGCCAGGGCGAGGTGGGCTCCGCCTGCTCGATGGCGGCGGCGGGGTTCGCCGCCGTGCTCGGCGGGACGCCCCGCCAGATCGAGAACGCCGCCGAGATCGGCATGGAGCACCACCTCGGTATGACGTGCGACCCGATCGGCGGTCTCGTGCAGATCCCGTGCATCGAGCGCAACGGCGTCGCGGCGGTCAAGGCCGTCACGGCCGCTCGCACGGCGCTGCGCGGCGACGGCACGCACATCGTGTCGCTCGACAACGTCATCCAGACGATGCGGCAGACCGGGGCGGACATGAACGACAAGTACA